One Camelina sativa cultivar DH55 chromosome 3, Cs, whole genome shotgun sequence genomic window carries:
- the LOC104763384 gene encoding uncharacterized protein LOC104763384, whose product MEGSFEGMLMNVSIFALIQALVYLILSKSSSVFSTSKTMKRANSFRSARSISIRRILATLHDMPAGGEMSPSSMGSSSLVSPSSSPS is encoded by the coding sequence atggAAGGAAGCTTTGAAGGCATGCTAATGAACGTGAGCATTTTTGCTCTGATTCAAGCTCTTGTGTATCTCATACTCTCTAAATCTTCGAGTGTCTTCTCTACGTCAAAGACGATGAAGAGAGCTAACAGTTTCCGGTCAGCGAGATCCATCAGCATCCGTAGGATTCTGGCTACTCTTCATGACATGCCTGCAGGCGGCGAGATGTCTCCTTCTTCCATGGGATCCTCTTCTCTTGTCTCtccttcatcatcaccatcgtAA
- the LOC104763394 gene encoding uncharacterized protein LOC104763394 — MESNGGGGEVRRVNLVYFLSRSGHVDHPHLLRVHHLSRNGVFLRDVKRWLADARGDAMPDAFCWSCKRRYKNGYVWQDLLDDDLITPISDNEYVLKGSEILLSSPKEENKAWGVRNSVDGGEDPEGKLQESKLTSEKIHKESPVFCSQRSTAATSTVTEESTTNEEGSVLKKPDRKKVSGERDGSKENGSGNDVESGRPSVSSSTTSSSSYIKSKSYSSLRTSHVLRNLMKCGGLDKNNAVLEPLNKSASGAFGPAWDNERRYQHYQQHNARKSFEEWSGIKMKETIEFCKPKATPSKPSMAPLCAQCGKLFKPEKMHSHMKQCRGVKNSSAVTGNNTGKPREQRCRNINPGNPLGHQRVVRTILKD, encoded by the exons atggAAAGtaatggtggaggaggagaagtaaGAAGAGTGAATTTAGTTTATTTCCTTAGCCGTTCCGGTCACGTTGACCATCCTCATCTCTTGCGTGTTCATCATCTCTCTCGTAATGGAGTCTTTCTTCGAG ATGTGAAGAGATGGTTAGCGGACGCACGAGGCGATGCGATGCCTGACGCATTCTGTTGGTCTTGTAAGAG GAGGTACAAGAATGGATATGTATGGCAAGATTTATTAGACGACGATCTGATTACTCCAATCTCCGATAATGAATATGTCCTCAAAGGATCTGAGATTCTACTAAGCTCTCCGAAGG aggagaacaaAGCTTGGGGCGTAAGAAATAGTGTTGACGGCGGAGAAGACCCTGAAGGAAAACTCCAGGAGTCGAAATTAACGTCAGAGAAGATCCATAAAGAGTCTCCGGTGTTCTGCTCTCAGAGATCGACGGCGGCAACGTCGACGGTCACCGAGGAATCCACAACGAACGAAGAAGGTTCGGTTCTTAAGAAGCCAGATCGGAAAAAAGTATCCGGCGAAAGAGACGGTTCTAAGGAAAACGGGTCGGGCAACGATGTCGAGTCGGGTCGACCTAGTGTATCGTCATCAACGACGTCGTCTTCGAGTTACATTAAGAGTAAGAGCTATTCGAGCCTACGTACCTCTCACGTGTTACGGAACTTGATGAAGTGTGGTGGTTTGGATAAAAACAACGCCGTTTTAGAGCCTTTGAACAAATCTGCGTCTGGGGCTTTTGGTCCGGCTTGGGACAACGAACGCAGATACCAACACTACCAACAGCACAATGCTCG aaaaagctTCGAGGAGTGGAGTGGCATAAAGATGAAGGAGACAATAGAGTTTTGTAAACCGAAGGCTACTCCAAGCAAGCCTTCTATGGCTCCATTATGCGC GCAATGTGGGAAGTTATTTAAACCCGAGAAGATGCATTCGCACATGAAACAATGTCGTGGGGTGAAGAATTCATCAGCGGTGACCGGAAACAATACCGGTAAACCGAGGGAGCAACGGTGCAGAAACATTAATCCTGGAAACCCATTGGGACATCAACGTGTGGTGAGGACTATTCTCAAAGATTGA
- the LOC104763412 gene encoding pentatricopeptide repeat-containing protein At1g05600-like, giving the protein MSVRWPRVLTPSLLSQILKKQKNPVTALKLFEEAKERFPSYGHNGSVYATMIDILGKSNRVSEMRYVIERMKDDSCECKDSVFASAIRTFSRAGRLDDAVSLFKSLHEFNCVNWTLSFDTLLQEMVKESELEAACRIFKKYCYGWEVNSRLTALNLLMKVLCQVSRSDLASQVFQEMNYQGCYPDRDSYRILMKGFCLEGKLDEATHLLYSMFWRISQKGSGADIVVYRILLDALCDAGEVDEAIEILGKILRKGLKAPKRCYHHIEAGHWEGTSEGIERVKRLLTETLIRGAIPSLDSYSAMATDLFEEGKLVEGEEVLLAMRRKGFEPTPFIYGAKVRALCKARKLEEAVTVINKEMMEGHCLPTVGVYNLLIKGLCDERKSMEAVGYLKKMSKQVSCVANEETYQTLVDGLCRDGQFLEASQLMEEMLIKSFFPGVETYNVMIKGLCDMDRRYEAVMWLEEMVSQDMVPESSVWKALAESVCSGASDVVEILEHLSSNKR; this is encoded by the coding sequence ATGAGTGTTCGATGGCCAAGAGTTCTAACGCCAAGTCTTCTTTCACAAATCCTAAAGAAGCAGAAGAACCCAGTAACAGCACTTAAACTTTTTGAGGAAGCAAAAGAGAGGTTTCCGAGTTACGGTCACAATGGTTCGGTGTATGCCACTATGATTGATATCCTTGGTAAATCCAATCGTGTGTCGGAGATGAGATATGTCATTGAGAGGATGAAGGATGATTCTTGTGAATGTAAAGATTCGGTTTTTGCATCTGCGATCCGTACATTCTCCAGAGCAGGAAGGCTGGACGATGCCGTTTCTCTCTTCAAGAGCCTCCATGAGTTCAATTGTGTGAACTGGACTCTTTCTTTTGACACTCTTTTGCAGGAGATGGTTAAAGAGTCTGAGCTCGAAGCTGCGTGTCGAATATTCAAGAAGTATTGTTATGGGTGGGAGGTGAATTCTCGTCTCACGGCTCTGAATTTGCTTATGAAGGTTCTGTGCCAGGTCAGTCGTTCTGACTTGGCGTCTCAGGTTTTTCAAGAGATGAATTACCAGGGTTGTTATCCTGACAGAGACAGTTACAGGATCTTGATGAAGGGGTTTTGTCTAGAGGGGAAACTTGATGAAGCCACTCACCTCTTGTATTCAATGTTCTGGAGGATCTCACAGAAAGGTTCAGGTGCGGACATTGTGGTTTATAGAATTCTATTGGATGCGTTGTGTGATGCTGGGGAGGTTGATGAGGCTATTGAAATTCTTGGTAAAATCTTAAGAAAAGGACTAAAGGCTCCAAAACGATGTTACCATCATATCGAAGCTGGTCACTGGGAGGGTACCAGTGAAGGTATAGAGCGGGTGAAACGACTATTGACCGAGACTTTGATCCGAGGCGCAATTCCCAGTTTGGATAGTTATAGTGCCATGGCTACTGATCTTTTTGAGGAAGGTAAGCTTGTTGAAGGTGAAGAGGTGCTTCTTGCAATGCGAAGAAAAGGCTTTGAGCCAACACCATTTATTTACGGGGCCAAGGTTAGAGCACTGTGTAAAGCCAGGAAGCTGGAAGAAGCAGTTACTGTAATCAATAAGGAGATGATGGAAGGTCATTGCCTTCCAACAGTTGGAGTGTATAATTTGCTTATTAAAGGTTTATGCGATGAAAGAAAATCCATGGAGGCTGTTGGATATCTCAAAAAGATGTCTAAACAAGTCTCTTGTGTAGCGAACGAAGAAACATATCAAACTCTAGTGGATGGTTTGTGTCGAGATGGTCAATTTCTTGAAGCGAGTCAGCTCATGGAGGAGATGTTGATAAAATCATTCTTTCCTGGTGTTGAAACTTATAATGTAATGATAAAAGGTCTTTGTGATATGGACCGGCGGTATGAAGCAGTGATGTGGTTAGAAGAAATGGTTAGTCAGGATATGGTGCCGGAGTCTTCTGTGTGGAAAGCTTTGGCTGAGTCTGTCTGTTCTGGAGCCTCGGATGTTGTTGAGATTCTTGAGCATTTAAGTAGCAACAAACGTTAA
- the LOC104763426 gene encoding inactive glucose-1-phosphate adenylyltransferase small subunit 2, chloroplastic-like isoform X2 has protein sequence MQISSSSSSAKLTNLHMMRSSSDHQHQWRHNYNLKQLFVPSSCPNLSVSNSPLKQSVSAIVFGGGPDPELYPLNKTRSKGAIPIAANYRLIDAVISNCINSDITKIYAITQFNSTSLNSHLSRAYSGFGIGKDRFVEVIAAYQSLEDQGWFQGSADAIRRCLWVFEEFPVTEFLVLPGYHLYKMDYKTLIEDHRRCRADITIVGLSSATDHDSGFGFMEVDSSNHVTRFTIKPEKGQQDIVSVENRATTTRSEGTSSCCVPSTGIYVIGREQMVKLLRECLVKAKDLASEVIPGAISGGMKVKAHMFDGYWEDVKTVGAYYRANMDSIKSNRFYDRQCPLYTMPRCLPPSSMSEAVITDSIIGDGCILDRCVIRGSVVGMRTRIADEVIVEDSIIVGSDIYEMEEDVRRKGREKKIDIRIGIGEKSRVRRAIVDKNARIGKNVMIINRDNVEEGNREAEGYVIRDGIIVILRNAVIPDNSIL, from the exons ATgcagatctcttcttcttcttcttctgccaaaTTGACCAATCTCCATATGATGAGATCTAGTAGTGATCACCAACATCAATGGAGACATAACTACAACTTGAAGCAGCTTTTTGTTCCAAGCTCATGTCCAAACCTCTCTGTTTCAAACTCTCCTTTGAAGCAAAGTGTATCAGCTATAGTGTTCGGAGGAGGACCAGACCCTGAGCTTTATCCACTGAACAAAACAAGATCCAAAGGAGCAATCCCTATTGCTGCAAACTACAGACTTATCGATGCAGTCATCAGTAATTGCATCAACAGTGAC ATCACCAAGATCTATGCAATCACTCAGTTTAATTCCACTTCTCTCAATTCACATCTTTCCAGAGCTTACAGTGGATTTGGAATCGGAAAAGACAGATTCGTTGAAGTCATTGCCGCTTATCAGAGCCTTGAAGATCAAGGATGGTTTCAG GGATCTGCTGATGCGATAAGAAGGTGCTTGTGGGTATTTGAAGAGTTTCCAGTGACTGAGTTCTTGGTTCTTCCTGGATATCATCTCTACAAAATGGATTACAAGACGCTAATCGAGGATCATAGAAGATGTAGAGCGGATATAACCATTGTTGGACTAAGCTCTGCTACAGACCATGACTCTGGTTTTGGTTTCATGGAAGTTGATTCCTCAAATCACGTCACCAGATTCACTATCAAACCTGAGAAGGGTCAACAAGATATTGTCTCT gtggaaaacagagcaacaacaacaagaagtgaAGGAACTTCTTCTTGCTGTGTCCCAAGTACAGGGATTTACGTGATCGGTCGAGAACAGATGGTGAAGCTTCTGAGAGAATGTTTGGTAAAAGCGAAAGACTTGGCCAGCGAAGTCATTCCTGGTGCGATCTCCGGAGGAATGAAG GTGAAAGCTCATATGTTTGATGGATATTGGGAAGATGTGAAGACCGTTGGAGCTTACTATAGAGCTAATATGGATAGTATTAAGAG TAACAGATTCTACGACAGACAATGTCCGCTGTACACAATGCCTCGGTGTTTGCCTCCAAGCTCCATGAGTGAAGCTGTAATAACCGACAGTATAATCGGAGACGGTTGCATTCTCGAT AGATGTGTCATCAGAGGATCGGTGGTTGGAATGAGAACAAGAATCGCTGATGAAGTGATTGTAGAGGATTCAATTATCGTCGGTTCTGATATTTATGAG ATGGAAGAAGatgtaagaagaaaagggagggagaagaagatagatattCGAATAGGGATTGGTGAAAAGAGTCGAGTAAGAAGAGCCATTGTTGATAAAAATGCCAGGATTGGTAAAAACGTTATG ATTATCAACAGAGACAATGTTGAGgaaggaaacagagaagctGAAGGATACGTTATACGAGACGGAATCATTGTCATACTTCGAAACGCAGTGATCCCAGACAACTCCATCCTCTGA
- the LOC104763426 gene encoding inactive glucose-1-phosphate adenylyltransferase small subunit 2, chloroplastic-like isoform X1: MQISSSSSSAKLTNLHMMRSSSDHQHQWRHNYNLKQLFVPSSCPNLSVSNSPLKQSVSAIVFGGGPDPELYPLNKTRSKGAIPIAANYRLIDAVISNCINSDITKIYAITQFNSTSLNSHLSRAYSGFGIGKDRFVEVIAAYQSLEDQGWFQGSADAIRRCLWVFEEFPVTEFLVLPGYHLYKMDYKTLIEDHRRCRADITIVGLSSATDHDSGFGFMEVDSSNHVTRFTIKPEKGQQDIVSVENRATTTRSEGTSSCCVPSTGIYVIGREQMVKLLRECLVKAKDLASEVIPGAISGGMKVKAHMFDGYWEDVKTVGAYYRANMDSIKSNRFYDRQCPLYTMPRCLPPSSMSEAVITDSIIGDGCILDRCVIRGSVVGMRTRIADEVIVEDSIIVGSDIYEMEEDVRRKGREKKIDIRIGIGEKSRVRRAIVDKNARIGKNVMIINRDNVEEGNREAEGYVIRDGIIVILRNAVIPDNSIL, from the exons ATgcagatctcttcttcttcttcttctgccaaaTTGACCAATCTCCATATGATGAGATCTAGTAGTGATCACCAACATCAATGGAGACATAACTACAACTTGAAGCAGCTTTTTGTTCCAAGCTCATGTCCAAACCTCTCTGTTTCAAACTCTCCTTTGAAGCAAAGTGTATCAGCTATAGTGTTCGGAGGAGGACCAGACCCTGAGCTTTATCCACTGAACAAAACAAGATCCAAAGGAGCAATCCCTATTGCTGCAAACTACAGACTTATCGATGCAGTCATCAGTAATTGCATCAACAGTGACATCACCAAGATCTATGCAATCACTCAGTTTAATTCCACTTCTCTCAATTCACATCTTTCCAGAGCTTACAGTGGATTTGGAATCGGAAAAGACAGATTCGTTGAAGTCATTGCCGCTTATCAGAGCCTTGAAGATCAAGGATGGTTTCAG GGATCTGCTGATGCGATAAGAAGGTGCTTGTGGGTATTTGAAGAGTTTCCAGTGACTGAGTTCTTGGTTCTTCCTGGATATCATCTCTACAAAATGGATTACAAGACGCTAATCGAGGATCATAGAAGATGTAGAGCGGATATAACCATTGTTGGACTAAGCTCTGCTACAGACCATGACTCTGGTTTTGGTTTCATGGAAGTTGATTCCTCAAATCACGTCACCAGATTCACTATCAAACCTGAGAAGGGTCAACAAGATATTGTCTCT gtggaaaacagagcaacaacaacaagaagtgaAGGAACTTCTTCTTGCTGTGTCCCAAGTACAGGGATTTACGTGATCGGTCGAGAACAGATGGTGAAGCTTCTGAGAGAATGTTTGGTAAAAGCGAAAGACTTGGCCAGCGAAGTCATTCCTGGTGCGATCTCCGGAGGAATGAAG GTGAAAGCTCATATGTTTGATGGATATTGGGAAGATGTGAAGACCGTTGGAGCTTACTATAGAGCTAATATGGATAGTATTAAGAG TAACAGATTCTACGACAGACAATGTCCGCTGTACACAATGCCTCGGTGTTTGCCTCCAAGCTCCATGAGTGAAGCTGTAATAACCGACAGTATAATCGGAGACGGTTGCATTCTCGAT AGATGTGTCATCAGAGGATCGGTGGTTGGAATGAGAACAAGAATCGCTGATGAAGTGATTGTAGAGGATTCAATTATCGTCGGTTCTGATATTTATGAG ATGGAAGAAGatgtaagaagaaaagggagggagaagaagatagatattCGAATAGGGATTGGTGAAAAGAGTCGAGTAAGAAGAGCCATTGTTGATAAAAATGCCAGGATTGGTAAAAACGTTATG ATTATCAACAGAGACAATGTTGAGgaaggaaacagagaagctGAAGGATACGTTATACGAGACGGAATCATTGTCATACTTCGAAACGCAGTGATCCCAGACAACTCCATCCTCTGA
- the LOC104763419 gene encoding LOW QUALITY PROTEIN: beta-hexosaminidase 2-like (The sequence of the model RefSeq protein was modified relative to this genomic sequence to represent the inferred CDS: inserted 1 base in 1 codon): MVTLSKSHVILIPLLFFVSPLLSTSTPINIWPKPRYLSWPQHIAIALSPEFTILPPKHQYLSASVTRYLNLVRSENYSPLVTHPVKVMKGYTLSNLKVIVTDLSLPLHHGVDESYNLSIPIGSSSAHLLARSVWGAMRGLETFSQMIWGTSPDLCLPVGISIQDSPLFGHRGVLLDTSRNYYGVDDIMRTIKAMSANKLNVFHWHITDSQSFPLVLPSEPSLAAKGSYGPDMVYTPEDVSKIVQYGFEHGVRVLPEIDTPGHTGSWGEAYPEIVTCANMFWWPAGKSWDERLASEPGAGQLNPLSPXTYDVVKNVIQDVVKQFPESFFHGGGDEVIPGCWKTDPAINSFLSSGGTLSQLLEKYINSTLPYIVSKNRTVVYWEDVLLDAQIKVDSSVLPKEHTILQTWNNGPENTKRIVAAGYRVIVSSSEFYYLDCGHGGFLGNDSIYDQRGGGGGSWCAPFKTWQSIYNYDITDGLLDEEERKLVLGGEVALWSEQADSTVLDSRLWPRASALAESLWSGNRDEKGVKRCGKAVDRLNLWRHRMVIRGIGAEPIQPLWCVKNPGMCNTVHGALQDR; the protein is encoded by the exons ATGGTGACTCTTTCCAAGTCTCATGTCATACTAATCCCATTACTCTTCTTCGTTTCGCCATTGCTCTCCACTTCGACACCTATCAACATTTGGCCAAAGCCCAGATATCTCTCATGGCCTCAGCATATAGCCATTGCCCTCTCTCCAGAATTCACCATCCTTCCCCCTAAACACCAATACCTTTCAGCCTCTGTAACACGTTATCTCAACCTGGTCCGCTCTGAGAATTACTCCCCACTCGTTACACATCCTGTCAAAGTTATGAAAGGTTACACCTTGAGCAACCTTAAAGTCATTGTTACTGATCTTTCTCTTCCGCTTCACCATGGTGTTGATGAGTCTTATAACCTATCCATCCCCATTGGCAGCTCTTCTGCCCACTTGTTAGCTCGCTCGGTTTGGGGAGCTATGCGTGGCCTTGAGACATTCTCTCAGATGATTTGGGGAACATCTCCTGATTTGTGCTTGCCTGTTGGAATTTCTATTCAGGATTCACCTTTGTTTGGCCACAGAGGCGTTTTGCTCGATACATCGAGGAATTACTATGGAGTAGATGATATAATGAGAACAATCAAGGCCATGAGTGCAAACAAACTCAATGTGTTTCATTGGCATATCACTGACTCGCAATCTTTTCCGTTAGTACTTCCTTCTGAACCTTCACTCGCTGCAAAAGGATCTTATGGACCAGACATGGTATACACTCCTGAGGATGTCTCCAAGATTGTTCAGTATGGTTTTGAGCATGGAGTTAGAGTACTTCCTGAAATAGACACTCCTG GCCATACAGGATCATGGGGAGAAGCTTACCCGGAAATTGTGACATGCGCCAACATGTTTTGGTGGCCTGCTGGTAAAAGTTGGGATGAGCGGTTAGCTAGTGAACCCGGGGCTGGTCAGCTTAACCCCTTGAGTC AAACATATGATGTTGTTAAAAACGTCATACAAGATGTTGTTAAGCAATTTCCAGAATCTTTCTTCCATGGAGGTGGAGATGAAGTCATCCCAGGCTGTTGGAAAACTGATCCTGCCATCAATTCTTTCTTGTCCTCTGGTGGAACACTAAGTCAGCTTCTTGAAAAGTACATAAACTCCACATTACCTTACATAGTGTCAAAGAACCGTACAGTTGTTTACTGGGAAGATGTTCTGCTGGATGCACAGATCAAGGTGGATTCATCGGTTCTACCAAAAGAGCACACAATCTTACAGACTTGGAACAACGGTCCTGAGAACACAAAGAGAATCGTAGCTGCTGGTTACAGAGTAATTGTCTCTTCATCGGAGTTCTACTACTTAGACTGTGGCCACGGCGGGTTTCTAGGGAATGATAGTATATATGATCAGCGAGGAGGCGGCGGTGGGTCTTGGTGTGCACCTTTCAAGACGTGGCAGAGCATATACAACTATGATATAACTGATGGTTTGCTCGATGAGGAAGAGAGGAAGCTGGTACTAGGAGGAGAAGTTGCGTTATGGTCAGAGCAAGCTGATTCGACGGTTTTAGACTCACGGCTTTGGCCACGTGCCTCTGCTTTGGCTGAGAGCTTGTGGTCAGGGAATAGAGACGAGAAAGGTGTTAAGAGGTGTGGTAAAGCTGTGGACAGGTTAAACCTTTGGAGGCATAGGATGGTGATTAGAGGGATTGGAGCTGAACCAATTCAGCCATTGTGGTGTGTAAAGAATCCTGGGATGTGTAATACAGTTCATGGCGCTCTTCAAGATCgataa
- the LOC104763402 gene encoding cation/H(+) antiporter 23, chloroplastic has translation MSSDPFNTTEPKYEIEESRFGKIVCYDQQLLFEKREQKGWESGSTLASSLPFFITQLFVANLSYRVIYYITRPLYLPPFVAQILCGLLFSPSVLGNVDIVIQHIFPYRFTMVLETFANLALVYNIFLLGLGMDLRMVRITEFKPVIIAFAGLFVALPVGAALYYLPGNGHPEKILAGCVFWSVSLACTNFPDLARILADLKLLRSDMGRTAMCAAIITDLCTWVLLVFGFASFTKSGSWNIRMPYVLFATAIFVVFCIFVLRPGIKWIFSKTVKAGHVGDTHVWFVLGGVVLCGLITDACGVHSITGAFLFGLSIPHDHIIRNMIEEKLHDFLAGILMPLFYIICGLRADIGFMLQYTDKFMMAFVICSSFLVKIVTTVIVSLFMRMPMRDALAMGALMNTKGTLSLVVLNAGRDTKALDSPMYTHMTIALLVMSLVVEPLLAVAYKPKKKLAHYKHRTVQKIKGETEFRVLACVHILPNVSGIANLLQVSNPTKQSPLNVFAIHLVELTGRTTASLLIMNDECKPKANFSDRVRADSDQIAENFEAMEVNNDAMMVQTITAVSPYTTMHEDICALAEDKRVCFIILPYHKHLTPDGRMGEGNSSHADINQNVLNHAPCSVGILVDRGMAMVRSESFRGEAMKREVAMLFVGGPDDREALSYAWRMVGQHVIKLTVVRFVPGREALLSSGKVAAEYEREKQVDDECIYEFNFKTMNDSSVKYIEKVVNDGQDTISTIREMEDNNSYDLYVVGRGYNSDSPVTAGLNDWSSSPELGTIGDTLASSNFTMHASVLVIQQYSAVNRQAAVAAATATTVPGNNQESVDGGAKVTRDAEAPFMKSMYEDEEEDEEEEHQYGIHR, from the exons ATGTCTTCCGACCCCTTTAATACGACGGAACCTAAGTATGAAATTGAGGAATCGCGTTTTGGAAAGATCGTGTGTTATGACCAACAACTTCTCTttgaaaagagagaacaaaagggATGGGAGAGCGGAAGTACGCTTGCTTCTTCCCTTCCCTTCTTCATAACACAACTATTTGTCGCGAACCTAAGCTACCGcgtcatctactatataacccgACCCCTTTATCTTCCTCCTTTCGTAGCTCAGATCCTT TGTGGTTTATTGTTTAGCCCAAGCGTGCTTGGGAACGTAGATATTGtaatccaacatatattcccctACAGATTCACAATGGTTCTTGAAACATTCGCAAACTTAGCTCTCGTCTACAACATCTTCCTCCTTGGTCTAGGGATGGACCTGAGGATGGTGCGGATCACCGAGTTCAAACCAGTCATCATCGCCTTTGCAGGACTTTTCGTCGCTTTACCAGTTGGTGCCGCCCTTTACTATTTGCCGGGCAATGGCCATCCAGAAAAGATCCTCGCTGGTTGTGTCTTCTGGTCTGTCTCTTTAGCCTGTACCAACTTCCCTGACCTGGCTAGGATCCTTGCGGATCTTAAGCTGTTGCGGTCCGATATGGGCCGTACGGCCATGTGTGCTGCCATTATCACTGATTTGTGCACATGGGTTCTCCTTGTTTTCGGGTTCGCCTCTTTTACCAAATCAG GGTCATGGAACATTAGGATGCCCTACGTGTTGTTCGCCACTGCAATCTTCGTCGTCTTCTGCATCTTTGTGCTGCGTCCGGGAATTAAATGGATCTTCTCCAAGACCGTGAAGGCAGGTCACGTTGGAGACACTCACGTTTGGTTCGTTTTAGGAGGTGTGGTCCTATGCGGCCTAATCACGGACGCATGCGGGGTCCACTCCATAACTGGGGCATTCCTGTTCGGTCTCTCCATCCCGCACGACCACATCATACGTAACATGATCGAGGAGAAGCTCCATGACTTCCTCGCCGGGATTCTTATGCCTCTCTTCTATATCATTTGTGGGTTACGAGCAGATATTGGTTTCATGCTCCAGTACACTGACAAGTTCATGATGGCATTTGTCATTTGCTCTTCCTTCTTGGTAAAGATCGTGACTACTGTGATCGTCTCTTTATTTATGCGTATGCCTATGCGTGACGCACTCGCTATGGGAGCCCTTATGAACACCAAGGGAACTTTATCGCTCGTCGTTCTTAATGCTGGTCGTGATACCAAG GCGCTGGATAGTCCAATGTACACCCATATGACGATCGCTCTTCTAGTGATGTCACTAGTGGTCGAGCCTCTTCTCGCAGTTGCATACAAGCCCAAGAAAAAGCTGGCTCATTACAAGCACCGTACGGTCCAAAAGATTAAAGGAGAAACAGAGTTCCGCGTCTTAGCTTGCGTCCATATTCTCCCCAATGTCTCTGGGATCGCCAATCTCTTACAAGTCTCAAACCCAACCAAACAATCACCTCTCAATGTCTTCGCCATTCACCTCGTGGAGCTGACCGGTCGGACCACAGCCTCGCTGCTAATCATGAACGACGAATGCAAGCCGAAAGCTAACTTCTCGGACAGAGTCAGAGCAGACTCCGACCAAATCGCTGAGAACTTCGAAGCTATGGAAGTCAACAATGACGCTATGATGGTTCAGACCATCACCGCCGTCTCGCCCTACACAACGATGCACGAAGACATATGCGCGTTAGCCGAGGACAAGCGAGTTTGTTTCATCATATTGCCTTACCACAAACACTTGACACCGGACGGTCGGATGGGAGAAGGAAACTCTTCCCACGCCGACATTAACCAAAACGTTTTGAACCACGCTCCTTGCTCAGTCGGGATTTTAGTGGACCGTGGCATGGCCATGGTCCGGTCTGAGTCGTTCCGTGGAGAAGCAATGAAAAGAGAAGTCGCGATGCTCTTCGTGGGTGGTCCAGACGACCGTGAGGCGTTATCATACGCTTGGCGGATGGTCGGACAACACGTGATTAAACTCACTGTTGTAAGATTCGTCCCGGGACGCGAAGCTCTACTATCGTCCGGGAAAGTTGCGGCGGAGTACGAGAGGGAGAAACAAGTAGACGATGAGTGCATCTACGAGTTTAATTTCAAGACAATGAACGATTCTTCCGTTAAGTATATCGAAAAAGTGGTGAACGATGGTCAAGACACGATCTCTACTATCAGAGAAATGGAAGACAATAACTCGTACGATCTCTACGTTGTCGGAAGAGGATATAACTCAGATTCTCCGGTGACAGCCGGTTTAAACGATTGGAGCAGTAGTCCTGAGCTAGGCACGATAGGGGACACATTGGCTTCGTCGAATTTCACAATGCATGCTTCGGTTTTAGTCATTCAACAATACTCTGCCGTTAACAGACAAGCTGCAGTCGCAGCAGCCACCGCAACAACGGTCCCCGGGAACAATCAAGAATCCGTTGATGGTGGGGCAAAGGTAACTCGTGATGCTGAGGCGCCATTTATGAAGTCTATGTATGAAgacgaggaggaagatgaagaagaggagcaCCAATATGGAATTCATAGGTGA